The DNA window CTGCCTTCGCGGTATATCACATCAAACACCACAAACAGGTTCAGATCGATGCGGGCGAAATTTTTCTGATACATAGTCAGTTCCCGCCCCGGAGCCGGCAGAAATCAGCCAGCTGGCCGGCCGCTAACGGCTTACTGTAGTAATAGCCCTGAATCAGATCACAGCCCTGCTGCTGCAGAAAGGCCAGCTGTTCCGCTTCCTCCACACCTTCGGCCACCACCTGCATATTCAGGCTGTGTGCCAGCTGAATAATGGCGGTAACAATGCCTTTATCGGTGTCGTTATGGCCCAGTTCACGCACGAACGACTGGTCGATTTTCAGCTCATCCACCTGAAAACGCTTCAGGTAGCTCATGGAAGAATAACCGGTACCGAAATCATCAATGGATAAGTAGAAACCGGCGGCTTTCAGTTCGGCCATAATGCGCTGGGCATCATCCGGATTATTCAGCGCCACCGCTTCGGTCAGTTCCAGTTCAAAATCAGCCGGCGTAAGACCTTCAGCCTGCACCAGCGCCGCAGCATGGGCGGCAAAATCCGGCTGAATAAACTGCAGTGCCGATAAATTAATGGCCAGCCGGAATACGGGTAAGCCATCATTGCGCCATTGCTGCAGCTGCCGCGCTGCCTGCTGCAGTACCCATTCCCCAATGCCGACAATCAGGCCGTTGGTTTCCGCCAGCGGGATAAATTCAGCCGGTGACACCTGGCCCCACTTCGGGCTGTTCCAGCGCAATAAGACTTCCGCTGCGATCATGCGTTGCCGGCGCAGATCCAGCTGCGGCTGAAACGCCAGCCACAGCTCTTCCCGTTGCTGAGCCCCGGCCAGCGCACTGCCCAATTCCAGTTTGCGCAGGCTATTAGCCTGCATTTCCGGGGCGTAAAAACGATAGCTGTTCCGGCCCTCCTGTTTGGCCCGGTACATGGCGGTTTCAGCACTGGTCAGCAGGGTCTCAAAATCCTGGCCATCGGTCGGATACAAAGCGATGCCCACCGATGCCGTCAGGGTTAACTCCTGATTGTCTTGCAGCAGCAGTAGCGGCTGTTGTATCAGCTGCAGCAAATCGGCGGCAACCTGTCCCGCTTTGCTGTCATCGGCAGCGGGCAATACAAACAGAAAGCCATCACCAGAATGGCGGCCGAGAATGTCTTTGCCGGTCAGGATGGTGCGCAAGCGCATACCGATTTCCCGCAGCACCAGATCCCCCATGCGATGGCCCAGGGTGTCGTTAATGGTTTTGAAATGGTCCAGATCCAGCCAGATTAAGGCCAGCGGCGCCGGCCGCTGTTCAGCCGCCTGATATTCACCAAAGCGCTGTTTGAGTAAATGCGGGTTGGGCAACCCGGTAAGCTGGTCGTAATGCGAGAGTTGTTCAATGCGGCGCTCGGCCTCGCGGCGGGCGGTAATATCTTCTTTGTGGGCGATGTAGTTAATAACCTGCCCCTGCTCATCACGCAGAGGATAAATCAGGGCCTTTTCCACGTATTCTTGGCCGGCCTTATTGCGGTTAACCAACTCGCCCTGCCAGGCCCGGCCCTGATGCAGACTCTGCCACATCCCTTTATAGGTCGATGCCGGTGTCTTGCCGGATTTGATAATGCCCGGATCTTTGCCCTGCACATCCTCAACGCTGTAACCACTAACGCGGGTAAATGCATCGTTTACATATTCGATATGACCCGCCAGGTCGGTGATAATGACCGGGTAGGGGCTTTGATCCACCACCGAGGACAGCAGCCGGATGCGGGCTTCACTGTGCAGCTGGGCGGTAATATCGCGGGCTGAGGCATACACAACGCCATGACGTGAGGCGGCCCGCCATTCCAGCTGACGGATGTCGCCATCCGCACGCCGCATACCGGCACAGATGGTTTCTGTGGCCTGACCACTGGCCACCCGGCTGACAAACCGCTGCACCTGTTGCTGTTCGGCCGGGGGAATAAAATCGGTGAGGAAATGTCCTTCCAGTTGTTCTGCGTGGTATCCCATCACTTTCTGCCACGAGCCGTTTACCCGCATAAAACGGCCATCGTGGCTACCGATGCAGAACAAATCCAGATTGGCGTCAAAGAAGTAATCCAGCTCTTCCTGCTGCTGTCGTAACCGCTGTTCAGATTCCTGCAGGCGGCGATAGGGCAACTGTACAACCTCCATAAATAAGGCCCGGTACAGAAACGCATAACTGACGATCTTCAGGATATGGCCCAGCAGGTTATACAGATCCGTAACGTCGGCGTAGAGCGTGAACATGAATTCACTCATGGCCATCAGCAGCGCAGCGGCAAACATACCGGCGGCATGAAAACGCCGCGGTTGGCGCAGGGCATTAACGAACAGCAAAGCGGCGGCCAGATACACCGCAATCAGGCCGTATTCGAGGGCTATTTTCAGTGCAGTCAGACCACTGCCGGGCATAAAGGTACGCGGCACGGTGGCAGGCCACAGCAAGAACCACAGGCTGCTTACCAGGGTGAACGTCAGCACCAGGATGTAGAGCCAGCCGCGCGGGAGTTTAATACCACGCTGATAAACCGCCAGCGCGCTCAGCAGCAGCCCGCTGGCGGCCAGATAACGGGCGGCCAGCCAGAAATTAATGGCCTTTTCCGGATCGGCCGGTGTAATAAAATCGGGCATGCCCTGAAACGACAGCAGGTGCAGCGTATCCAGAATGGCCACCCCCAGAAATACCGGCGCCAGACTGCTGGTGTGGGGTGCAGCAATATTGTCCATACGGCTGTGATTAATACTGACAATCATCAGCGCCA is part of the Venatoribacter cucullus genome and encodes:
- a CDS encoding bifunctional diguanylate cyclase/phosphodiesterase, producing the protein MPIHPSHHSEWRTARFALIALSVVIILLVWLPWFSAFGAGIANYVPLHIVLELAAISVALMIVSINHSRMDNIAAPHTSSLAPVFLGVAILDTLHLLSFQGMPDFITPADPEKAINFWLAARYLAASGLLLSALAVYQRGIKLPRGWLYILVLTFTLVSSLWFLLWPATVPRTFMPGSGLTALKIALEYGLIAVYLAAALLFVNALRQPRRFHAAGMFAAALLMAMSEFMFTLYADVTDLYNLLGHILKIVSYAFLYRALFMEVVQLPYRRLQESEQRLRQQQEELDYFFDANLDLFCIGSHDGRFMRVNGSWQKVMGYHAEQLEGHFLTDFIPPAEQQQVQRFVSRVASGQATETICAGMRRADGDIRQLEWRAASRHGVVYASARDITAQLHSEARIRLLSSVVDQSPYPVIITDLAGHIEYVNDAFTRVSGYSVEDVQGKDPGIIKSGKTPASTYKGMWQSLHQGRAWQGELVNRNKAGQEYVEKALIYPLRDEQGQVINYIAHKEDITARREAERRIEQLSHYDQLTGLPNPHLLKQRFGEYQAAEQRPAPLALIWLDLDHFKTINDTLGHRMGDLVLREIGMRLRTILTGKDILGRHSGDGFLFVLPAADDSKAGQVAADLLQLIQQPLLLLQDNQELTLTASVGIALYPTDGQDFETLLTSAETAMYRAKQEGRNSYRFYAPEMQANSLRKLELGSALAGAQQREELWLAFQPQLDLRRQRMIAAEVLLRWNSPKWGQVSPAEFIPLAETNGLIVGIGEWVLQQAARQLQQWRNDGLPVFRLAINLSALQFIQPDFAAHAAALVQAEGLTPADFELELTEAVALNNPDDAQRIMAELKAAGFYLSIDDFGTGYSSMSYLKRFQVDELKIDQSFVRELGHNDTDKGIVTAIIQLAHSLNMQVVAEGVEEAEQLAFLQQQGCDLIQGYYYSKPLAAGQLADFCRLRGGN